The Gemella massiliensis genome contains a region encoding:
- a CDS encoding QueT transporter family protein, producing MRDNKVRILTIQALITAIYVVLTVVVAPFSYGAIQFRISESLSQLVVFSKKYWFPITLGVAVANIFSPLGIVDVFFGTLGTGLALLISVFVFKFIKSRYVRHIMNIILYLIICMPIIAYEITIFSGNNSTRVPFEFGVFSSIYVSLLLSQVVVMIIGIVITEALNKVIDLKKVFE from the coding sequence ATGAGAGATAATAAGGTTAGAATATTAACGATACAAGCATTAATAACAGCGATTTATGTTGTACTTACAGTAGTTGTTGCACCTTTTTCTTATGGTGCTATACAGTTTAGAATTAGTGAATCGTTATCTCAGCTAGTAGTGTTCAGTAAAAAATATTGGTTTCCAATTACATTAGGTGTAGCCGTAGCAAATATTTTCAGTCCGCTCGGTATTGTTGATGTATTTTTCGGTACCCTTGGTACAGGATTAGCACTATTAATAAGTGTCTTTGTATTCAAATTTATAAAAAGCAGATATGTAAGACATATTATGAATATCATTTTATATTTGATAATTTGCATGCCGATTATCGCTTATGAAATTACTATTTTTAGTGGTAATAATTCAACACGAGTACCATTTGAATTTGGGGTATTTTCCTCAATCTATGTTTCATTATTATTATCTCAGGTAGTTGTGATGATTATCGGTATTGTAATAACAGAAGCATTAAATAAAGTAATAGATCTAAAGAAAGTTTTTGAATAA
- the plsY gene encoding glycerol-3-phosphate 1-O-acyltransferase PlsY, with amino-acid sequence MVLKILLLCISAYLIGAIPFALIVGKVFYNVDIRTMGSGNLGTTNTFRCLGKKAGIIVFVMDVVKGIIAIFIPTLVIGRVEYLSIFGALAMIGHVFPIFANFRGGKAVATGSGVFIFLYPFLSMVMIVIFFATIFLTGYVSLGSILICLMSIIYLSIFEVGIDKYIMITMCIFVIYMHKKNIKRLLNGTESKSKLKIGGKNDRNN; translated from the coding sequence ATGGTATTGAAAATTTTATTGTTATGTATATCGGCTTATCTTATCGGTGCGATTCCCTTTGCACTAATAGTGGGAAAAGTATTTTACAATGTTGATATTAGGACTATGGGTAGTGGTAATCTCGGGACGACAAATACTTTTAGGTGTCTTGGAAAAAAAGCAGGAATTATTGTTTTTGTAATGGATGTTGTAAAAGGAATAATCGCAATTTTTATCCCTACACTCGTTATAGGCAGAGTAGAATATTTATCGATATTCGGAGCACTTGCAATGATAGGACATGTATTTCCTATTTTCGCAAATTTTCGTGGAGGCAAAGCGGTGGCAACAGGATCGGGAGTATTTATATTTTTGTATCCATTTTTAAGTATGGTTATGATTGTAATATTTTTCGCTACAATATTTTTAACCGGTTATGTATCATTGGGCAGTATTTTAATATGTTTAATGTCAATAATTTATTTATCTATTTTTGAAGTCGGAATAGATAAGTATATAATGATAACAATGTGTATTTTTGTTATCTATATGCACAAAAAAAATATAAAAAGACTTTTGAACGGAACGGAGAGTAAATCAAAATTAAAAATAGGTGGAAAAAATGACAGAAATAATTAG
- the pheT gene encoding phenylalanine--tRNA ligase subunit beta, which translates to MLVSYNWLKQYIDIKDSAQDLAEKITRGGIEVEGVEYLAENISNVVVGYVKSKEKHPDAEKLNVCTVDVGEKEDLQIVCGAPNVKAGQYVIVAKIGAKLPGIKIKKAKLRGVESQGMICSLKELGLNQSVVPKKYQDGIYIFETEQKLGSDVVEVLGLNDYILDLSITPNRADALSMRGLTYELGALYNQTVKFNDKKYEENTTDTNLKVSIQSENCINYLAQIVNNITVVDSPLWLQTCLMNSGIRPINNIVDITNYVLLEFGQPMHAFDKKLTGDNIVVRDAEVGEILKTLDNVERKLQKDDLVITDGIKPIALGGVMGGKNTEVNGNTTSIILESAYFNPITVRKTSAYHGLRSDSSARFEKGIDINIQKVALQRATELILELCPEATIETIVGEAKTLSDKEIIITENYINDYLGIELSKEKIINILQSLSFNVEKIEDYLLVKIPTRRPDITIKQDLVEEIIRIYGYDNLASTLPKFSKTTRGGLTYSQRAVRDLRKIFVTLGFNVTINYSLVSEKESTEFTLEDHHKVKLLMPMTETHSTLRQSLVPGLLNATAYNVARKQKNLKILEIGKVFFGSGDDNIQPTEKLYLSAALTGVEHSTKWLKEEKEIDFYSAKGYLETIFERLGLVEKISYKSVKLKNMHPGRTAEMYLGEKRLGFIGEIHPAYAGDKGLNKTYVFEINLEEIISEKKVKPLYEEVTKYPEITRDVAMLVDNKDEYANIYSVIENVNSKLITNIELFDLYEGLELLTGKKSIALTLTYSDKEKTLTDEEVTEAHEKVLDALSNYGAIIR; encoded by the coding sequence ATGTTAGTAAGTTATAATTGGTTAAAACAATATATAGATATTAAAGATAGTGCGCAAGATCTGGCAGAAAAGATTACACGAGGTGGAATTGAGGTAGAAGGTGTAGAATACTTAGCAGAAAATATTTCTAATGTTGTTGTAGGTTATGTAAAATCAAAAGAAAAACATCCGGATGCTGAAAAATTAAATGTTTGCACAGTTGATGTTGGAGAAAAAGAAGATTTACAAATTGTCTGTGGTGCGCCGAATGTGAAAGCAGGACAATATGTGATAGTAGCTAAAATCGGTGCAAAATTACCGGGTATTAAAATTAAAAAAGCAAAATTACGTGGTGTGGAATCTCAGGGAATGATTTGCTCACTAAAAGAACTTGGTTTAAACCAAAGTGTTGTACCGAAAAAGTATCAAGATGGTATTTATATTTTTGAAACAGAACAAAAACTAGGAAGTGATGTAGTAGAAGTTTTGGGATTAAATGATTATATTTTGGATCTCTCTATTACACCAAATAGAGCAGATGCATTGAGTATGCGCGGTTTGACTTATGAACTCGGTGCTTTATATAATCAAACGGTTAAATTTAATGATAAAAAATACGAAGAAAATACTACTGATACCAACTTAAAAGTGTCAATCCAAAGTGAAAATTGTATAAATTATTTAGCACAGATTGTAAATAATATTACAGTAGTTGATTCGCCATTATGGTTACAAACATGTTTAATGAATTCGGGTATTAGACCAATTAATAATATTGTGGATATAACAAATTATGTTCTGTTAGAATTTGGACAACCAATGCACGCTTTTGATAAGAAATTAACCGGAGACAATATTGTAGTACGTGATGCTGAGGTAGGAGAAATTTTAAAAACTTTAGATAATGTTGAAAGAAAATTACAAAAGGATGATCTAGTTATAACTGACGGTATAAAACCCATCGCATTAGGAGGAGTAATGGGTGGGAAAAATACTGAAGTAAACGGCAATACAACAAGTATTATTTTAGAATCAGCTTATTTTAATCCTATTACCGTTCGCAAAACTTCTGCATACCATGGTTTAAGAAGTGATTCTTCTGCACGTTTCGAAAAGGGCATTGATATTAATATACAAAAAGTCGCATTACAAAGAGCAACCGAGTTAATTTTAGAGCTATGTCCGGAAGCTACAATAGAAACAATTGTGGGAGAAGCAAAAACACTTAGCGATAAAGAAATAATAATTACCGAAAATTATATTAATGATTATTTAGGAATAGAGTTATCTAAAGAAAAAATTATTAATATTTTACAAAGTTTGAGCTTCAATGTGGAAAAAATAGAAGATTATCTATTGGTAAAAATTCCGACAAGAAGACCGGATATTACAATTAAGCAAGATTTAGTAGAAGAAATAATCAGAATATACGGTTATGATAATTTAGCGTCTACATTACCTAAATTTTCTAAAACAACACGAGGAGGTTTAACTTATAGTCAACGAGCGGTAAGAGATTTAAGAAAAATTTTTGTAACATTAGGATTTAATGTTACAATTAACTATTCGTTAGTATCCGAAAAGGAAAGCACAGAATTTACGTTAGAAGATCACCATAAGGTAAAATTACTTATGCCTATGACGGAAACACATTCAACATTACGTCAAAGTCTTGTACCGGGATTATTAAATGCAACAGCATATAATGTAGCTCGTAAGCAGAAAAATCTGAAAATTTTGGAAATAGGGAAAGTTTTCTTTGGTAGCGGTGACGATAATATTCAGCCAACTGAAAAGTTATATCTATCAGCAGCGTTAACAGGAGTAGAACACTCTACAAAATGGTTAAAAGAAGAAAAGGAAATAGATTTTTACAGTGCCAAAGGATATTTAGAAACTATTTTTGAAAGATTAGGATTAGTAGAAAAAATTTCTTACAAATCAGTTAAATTGAAAAATATGCATCCCGGAAGAACGGCGGAAATGTATCTTGGAGAAAAGAGATTAGGTTTTATCGGAGAAATTCATCCTGCGTATGCCGGAGATAAAGGTTTAAATAAAACTTATGTTTTTGAAATAAATTTAGAAGAAATTATTTCAGAGAAAAAAGTTAAACCACTTTATGAAGAAGTAACTAAATATCCGGAAATCACTCGTGATGTAGCAATGCTTGTAGATAACAAAGATGAATATGCAAATATATATTCGGTAATTGAAAATGTAAATAGCAAACTTATTACTAATATAGAATTATTTGACTTATATGAGGGATTAGAGCTTCTTACGGGGAAAAAATCTATAGCACTTACGTTAACTTATAGTGATAAAGAAAAAACTTTAACTGATGAAGAAGTGACAGAAGCTCATGAAAAAGTATTAGATGCTTTAAGTAACTATGGAGCAATCATAAGATAG
- a CDS encoding bifunctional 5,10-methylenetetrahydrofolate dehydrogenase/5,10-methenyltetrahydrofolate cyclohydrolase yields MTEIISGTSLAKRLREEIKQEVGILREKNIEPTLAVVIVGNNKASLSYVNFKHKACLENNIKSIKVELDENITTEELLNEINKLNNDNTINGILVQLPLPQSIDEEKILNAINPEKDVDGFHPINVGKLVAGSAELIPCTPLGIMEMIKSTGEIIEGKLALVIGRSNIVGKPVSTLLLQENATVITAHSKTKKLETLIENADIIVCCVGKAHFLSGNEKVKENCIIIDVGNNYINGKLVGDVNLEKFIGKVAYISPVPGGVGPLTITMLMRNTLIATHKMNK; encoded by the coding sequence ATGACAGAAATAATTAGTGGAACAAGTTTAGCAAAACGATTAAGAGAAGAAATAAAACAAGAAGTAGGGATTTTAAGAGAAAAAAATATTGAACCAACTCTAGCGGTAGTTATAGTAGGAAATAATAAAGCTTCTCTTAGCTATGTCAATTTTAAACATAAGGCATGTTTAGAAAATAATATAAAGTCTATAAAAGTAGAACTTGATGAAAATATTACAACAGAAGAGTTACTTAATGAAATAAATAAATTGAATAATGATAATACAATAAATGGTATTTTAGTTCAGTTACCATTGCCACAAAGTATTGATGAAGAAAAAATTTTAAATGCTATAAATCCGGAAAAAGACGTCGATGGATTTCATCCGATAAATGTAGGAAAATTAGTGGCCGGGTCTGCTGAGTTAATTCCCTGCACACCGCTCGGAATTATGGAGATGATTAAGTCAACCGGTGAAATAATAGAGGGGAAATTAGCACTGGTAATTGGAAGAAGTAACATTGTCGGGAAACCTGTTTCTACTTTATTACTACAGGAAAATGCAACCGTGATTACAGCACATTCAAAGACAAAAAAATTAGAAACTTTAATAGAGAATGCTGATATAATAGTTTGTTGTGTAGGGAAAGCACATTTTTTATCAGGAAACGAAAAAGTAAAAGAGAATTGTATTATTATTGATGTAGGAAATAATTATATTAATGGAAAATTAGTTGGTGATGTTAATTTAGAAAAATTTATAGGTAAGGTGGCTTATATTTCGCCGGTACCGGGAGGAGTAGGGCCGTTAACAATAACAATGTTAATGAGAAATACACTGATAGCAACACATAAAATGAATAAATAA
- the rpsT gene encoding 30S ribosomal protein S20: MPNIKSSVLSVRKDAKTNASNTAKKSEMRTAIKKAKAAKAEGAANTAELVNLAYKKIDKAAKTNLIHKNTAARYKSNLAK; the protein is encoded by the coding sequence ATGCCAAACATTAAATCATCAGTTCTAAGTGTGAGAAAAGACGCTAAAACAAATGCTAGCAATACTGCTAAAAAATCAGAAATGCGTACAGCTATTAAAAAAGCTAAAGCTGCTAAAGCTGAAGGTGCTGCTAACACTGCAGAGTTAGTAAACCTTGCTTATAAAAAAATTGATAAAGCTGCTAAAACTAACCTAATTCATAAAAATACAGCTGCCAGATACAAATCAAACTTAGCTAAATAA
- a CDS encoding MerR family transcriptional regulator — MYTIGEMSKISGVSVRTLHYYDEIGLLSPIKEKNGYRKYSEKELDKLQQIMFYKCLKFSLHDIMNILNGNVDHMEILIRQRELIKKEKYRFDQLLKTIDKTIEHIKGEKMMTVEEKFVGFRHEDLEKYEERAMEKYGKEVIKEAKRRRGGVENIANEEFNNVFKTLAKYKADGLSVDDKKVQEEIDKLYNHINKYGFDCTLEVFSLIGKGYAQNPEFRNNINKFGAGVAEFTSEAIEYYYEKTN, encoded by the coding sequence ATGTACACAATAGGAGAAATGTCAAAAATTTCCGGTGTTAGTGTTAGAACACTGCATTATTATGATGAAATAGGTTTGCTGTCACCAATTAAAGAAAAGAATGGTTATCGCAAGTACAGTGAGAAAGAATTAGATAAGTTACAACAGATTATGTTTTACAAGTGTTTAAAGTTTTCTTTGCATGATATAATGAATATTTTAAATGGTAACGTTGATCACATGGAAATTTTAATCAGACAACGAGAACTAATAAAAAAGGAAAAGTATCGTTTTGATCAGTTGCTTAAAACGATTGATAAAACAATAGAACATATAAAAGGAGAAAAGATGATGACTGTAGAGGAAAAATTTGTAGGTTTTAGACATGAAGATTTAGAGAAGTATGAAGAACGTGCAATGGAAAAGTATGGTAAAGAAGTGATAAAAGAAGCAAAAAGACGAAGAGGCGGCGTTGAAAATATAGCTAATGAAGAGTTTAATAATGTGTTTAAAACATTAGCTAAATATAAAGCAGATGGTTTAAGTGTTGATGATAAAAAAGTACAAGAAGAGATTGATAAACTATATAATCATATAAATAAATATGGATTTGATTGTACATTAGAAGTATTTTCTCTTATAGGAAAAGGCTATGCGCAAAATCCGGAATTTAGAAATAATATTAATAAATTTGGAGCGGGCGTAGCAGAATTTACGAGTGAAGCAATAGAATATTATTATGAAAAAACTAATTAA
- the rpoB gene encoding DNA-directed RNA polymerase subunit beta, translating to MQKVKFGKHRQRRSYARISEVIDLPDLIEIQTLSYEKFLETGLKEVFRDVSPIEGNNEKLSLEFIDYKLGTPKYNVDESKERDATYSAPLRVRVRLINKERDEIKEQEVFMGELPLMTETGTFIINGAERVIVSQLVRSPSVYFTEDDKLKVKNIPNAYKTTVIPNRGAWLEFEKDIKGLAYARIDRTRKIPLTTLIRALGFNSDEEIIRLFGEDAELLNTLEKDENQDVGTALKVIYDKLRPGEPANVETAKSTLYGRFFDPRRYDLAKVGRYKLNNKLHVAERLENQILVEPIVDTETGEILVEKGIKLTREILDNIHEELETTANIREFDMNESLDGSDSLKLQLFKIVNQVKVGNDYNVDELTADQVLHVIGNASPDKDILTLTIADIIASINYYLLLIRNRRNDDSFEYELIGRVDDIDHLGNRRLRCIGELLQNQIRVGISRMERVVRERMSIQDTNEITPQQLINVRPVTAIIKEFFGSSQLSQFMDQTNPLSELTHKRRLSALGPGGLTRERAGMEVRDVHYSHYGRMCPIETPEGPNIGLINSLSSFARINEYGFIMTPYRKVEVDNEGRPYVTENVQYLTADQEDKYVVAQSNSNVDENGYFLDDEVVCRFRGDNTIKPRQMMNFMDVSPKQVVSAATACIPFLENDDSNRALMGANMQRQAVPLMVTEAPFVGTGMEHLAARDSGAAVIAKYRGIVEYVDGAKIKVRRLEILDGNEIKGELDTYIVHKFVRSNHSTSYNQKPIVKVGDRVEPKDILADGPSMDKGELALGKNLVVAFVNWDGYNYEDAVIMSERLVKDDVYTSIHLEEYETEARDTKLGPEEITREIPNVGENALKNLDSRGIIRIGAEVKDGDILVGKVTPKGLTEQTPEEKLLYAIFGAKSKEVRDTSLRVPHGADGVVADVKIFKREDGAELANGVNELVRVFIVQKRKIRVGDKMAGRHGNKGVISNILPEEDMPYLPDGTPVDVMLNPLGVPSRMNIGQVLELHLGMAAKQLGIHVATPVFDGASDDDVWSTVAEAGMAKDAKTVLYDGRTGEPFDSRVSVGVMYMIKLAHMVDDKLHARSIGPYSLVTQQPLGGKAQFGGQRFGEMEVWALEAYGAAYTLQEILTYKSDDTNGRIKTYEVIVKGENIPRPGVPESFRVLMKELQALGMDFRVMDNDDNEVDMGDIDLGDTIDFHTGLGHLHEKKEDEVKNEETDEDVDIDTEDEENEEVDENSGYQSLADLLLSNNDEYDDVEDIEDEEIEEDFDNEK from the coding sequence TTGCAAAAAGTTAAATTTGGTAAGCACAGACAAAGACGTAGCTATGCGAGAATTTCAGAAGTAATCGATTTACCAGACTTAATAGAAATTCAAACGTTATCTTATGAGAAATTTTTAGAAACCGGTTTAAAAGAAGTTTTTAGAGATGTTTCTCCAATTGAAGGTAATAATGAAAAATTAAGTTTAGAATTTATTGATTATAAACTTGGAACTCCTAAGTATAATGTTGATGAATCAAAAGAACGTGATGCTACATATTCAGCACCACTACGTGTAAGAGTTCGTTTGATTAATAAAGAACGTGATGAAATTAAAGAACAAGAAGTGTTTATGGGTGAACTACCGCTAATGACGGAGACAGGAACATTCATAATAAACGGTGCAGAACGTGTTATCGTTTCACAATTAGTTCGATCACCTTCTGTGTATTTTACGGAAGATGATAAATTAAAGGTAAAAAATATTCCTAATGCATATAAAACAACTGTGATTCCTAACAGAGGAGCTTGGTTGGAATTTGAGAAAGATATTAAAGGTTTGGCATATGCCAGAATAGATAGAACAAGAAAAATTCCGCTAACAACACTTATCAGAGCCTTGGGATTTAATTCGGATGAGGAAATCATCAGATTATTCGGTGAAGATGCTGAGCTTCTTAATACATTGGAAAAAGATGAGAATCAGGATGTCGGGACAGCTTTAAAAGTAATCTATGATAAACTTCGTCCCGGAGAACCCGCGAATGTTGAAACAGCTAAATCTACATTGTATGGACGTTTTTTTGATCCGCGTCGTTATGATTTGGCAAAGGTAGGAAGATATAAACTTAATAATAAACTTCATGTCGCTGAAAGATTAGAAAATCAAATTTTAGTAGAGCCGATTGTTGATACTGAAACAGGTGAAATTTTAGTAGAAAAAGGTATTAAATTGACTCGTGAAATTTTAGATAATATTCATGAGGAATTAGAAACTACAGCTAATATAAGAGAATTTGATATGAATGAATCGCTTGACGGAAGTGACAGTTTAAAATTACAGTTATTTAAAATTGTGAATCAGGTTAAAGTTGGAAATGATTACAATGTTGATGAGTTGACAGCAGATCAAGTATTACATGTTATAGGTAATGCTTCACCGGATAAAGATATTTTAACATTAACTATTGCCGATATTATAGCAAGTATTAATTACTACTTATTATTAATCAGAAATAGAAGAAATGATGATTCGTTTGAGTATGAATTAATAGGTAGGGTTGATGATATTGATCATCTTGGTAATCGTCGACTTCGTTGTATAGGTGAATTACTTCAAAATCAAATTCGTGTCGGTATTTCTCGTATGGAGCGTGTCGTTAGAGAAAGAATGAGTATTCAAGATACTAATGAAATTACACCGCAACAGTTGATAAATGTTAGACCGGTTACTGCGATTATTAAAGAGTTTTTTGGAAGTTCTCAATTATCACAATTTATGGATCAAACCAATCCGTTAAGTGAGCTTACTCACAAACGTAGATTGTCTGCGCTTGGACCTGGTGGTTTAACGAGAGAACGTGCCGGAATGGAAGTTCGTGACGTCCATTATTCTCACTATGGGCGTATGTGCCCGATTGAAACGCCGGAAGGACCAAACATTGGCTTAATTAACTCACTATCTTCATTCGCAAGAATTAATGAGTATGGTTTTATTATGACTCCATATAGAAAAGTAGAAGTTGATAATGAAGGGCGACCTTATGTTACTGAAAATGTTCAATATTTAACAGCAGATCAGGAAGATAAATATGTGGTTGCACAATCTAACTCGAATGTAGATGAAAATGGATATTTCTTAGATGATGAAGTTGTTTGTCGTTTTAGAGGAGATAATACGATTAAACCTAGACAAATGATGAACTTCATGGATGTATCACCTAAACAGGTAGTATCAGCAGCTACAGCTTGTATTCCATTTTTAGAAAACGACGACTCTAACCGTGCGCTTATGGGTGCAAACATGCAACGTCAAGCGGTACCTTTGATGGTAACTGAAGCACCGTTTGTTGGAACCGGTATGGAGCATTTAGCAGCACGTGATTCAGGAGCAGCAGTTATAGCTAAATATCGTGGTATTGTTGAATATGTGGATGGTGCTAAAATAAAGGTACGACGACTTGAAATTCTTGACGGAAATGAAATTAAAGGTGAGTTAGATACATATATTGTACATAAATTTGTACGTTCTAATCATAGTACATCATATAATCAAAAACCTATTGTTAAAGTAGGAGACAGAGTTGAACCGAAAGATATTCTTGCTGACGGACCATCTATGGATAAAGGAGAATTAGCATTAGGTAAAAACTTAGTGGTAGCATTTGTTAACTGGGACGGGTACAATTATGAAGATGCTGTTATTATGAGCGAACGTCTTGTTAAAGATGATGTTTATACTTCTATTCATTTAGAAGAATATGAAACAGAAGCAAGAGATACAAAACTTGGACCGGAAGAAATCACACGTGAGATACCTAATGTAGGAGAAAATGCTCTTAAAAACTTGGATTCACGCGGTATTATCCGTATAGGTGCGGAAGTAAAAGATGGGGACATTCTTGTCGGTAAAGTAACACCTAAAGGGTTAACAGAACAAACACCGGAAGAAAAACTGTTATACGCAATTTTCGGTGCAAAATCTAAAGAAGTACGTGATACTTCATTGCGTGTGCCACATGGTGCTGACGGAGTAGTAGCGGATGTTAAAATTTTCAAACGTGAAGATGGTGCGGAGTTAGCCAATGGCGTTAACGAATTGGTTAGAGTATTTATTGTTCAAAAACGTAAAATTCGTGTTGGTGATAAAATGGCTGGTCGTCATGGAAATAAAGGGGTTATCTCAAATATTTTACCTGAAGAAGATATGCCTTATTTACCGGATGGGACGCCCGTTGATGTTATGTTAAATCCACTTGGAGTACCGTCACGTATGAACATTGGACAAGTATTAGAACTTCATTTAGGTATGGCGGCTAAACAACTCGGTATCCACGTAGCGACACCGGTGTTTGACGGTGCTAGTGATGATGATGTTTGGTCAACTGTGGCAGAGGCCGGTATGGCAAAAGATGCTAAGACGGTTCTTTATGACGGGCGTACCGGTGAACCGTTTGATAGTCGTGTTTCAGTTGGAGTTATGTATATGATTAAACTTGCTCACATGGTTGATGATAAACTTCATGCACGTTCAATTGGTCCATATTCATTGGTAACGCAACAACCTCTTGGAGGTAAAGCACAATTTGGTGGACAAAGATTTGGTGAGATGGAGGTATGGGCATTAGAAGCATATGGTGCAGCTTATACACTTCAAGAAATCTTGACTTACAAATCAGATGATACGAACGGTCGTATTAAAACTTATGAAGTTATTGTTAAAGGTGAGAATATTCCGCGTCCCGGAGTACCGGAATCGTTCCGTGTTCTTATGAAAGAACTTCAAGCCTTAGGTATGGACTTTAGAGTAATGGATAATGATGATAATGAAGTGGATATGGGTGATATAGACCTAGGCGATACTATAGATTTTCATACAGGTTTAGGACACTTACATGAAAAAAAAGAAGATGAAGTTAAGAATGAAGAAACTGATGAAGATGTAGATATTGATACTGAAGACGAAGAAAATGAGGAAGTTGATGAAAATAGCGGTTATCAATCACTAGCTGACTTATTGCTGTCAAATAATGATGAATATGATGATGTAGAAGATATAGAAGATGAAGAAATCGAAGAAGATTTTGATAATGAAAAATAA
- the rplL gene encoding 50S ribosomal protein L7/L12, with product MTKEQILDAIKEMSVLELNDLVKAIEEEFGVTAAAPVAVAGAAVAGAAEEKTEFDVVLTSAGDSKIKVIKIVREITGDGLKEAKEKVDGAPSVVKEGASKEEAEEIKAKLEEVGASVEVK from the coding sequence ATGACTAAAGAACAAATTTTAGATGCTATTAAAGAAATGTCAGTTTTAGAATTAAACGACCTAGTAAAAGCAATTGAAGAAGAATTCGGGGTAACTGCTGCTGCACCTGTAGCTGTAGCTGGAGCTGCTGTAGCCGGAGCTGCTGAAGAAAAAACTGAGTTTGATGTAGTATTAACATCAGCTGGTGATTCAAAAATAAAAGTAATTAAAATTGTTCGTGAAATCACAGGCGACGGATTAAAAGAAGCTAAAGAAAAAGTTGATGGTGCACCGTCAGTTGTTAAAGAAGGAGCTTCTAAAGAAGAAGCTGAAGAAATTAAAGCTAAATTAGAAGAAGTTGGAGCTTCTGTAGAAGTTAAATAA
- the rplJ gene encoding 50S ribosomal protein L10, which produces MSKAIEKKQELVNQIAEEIKASSSVVIADYRGLNVAEVTELRNNMRNEGLTFKVYKNSLVRRAMKEAGVEGLDEVLTGPNAFAFSTDDVVAPARVLNDFAKEHENLELKAGVIEGKVADYSEIKAIAALPSRDGLLSMLLSVLTAPMRNTALVVKAVADQKAEQEA; this is translated from the coding sequence ATGTCAAAAGCTATTGAGAAAAAACAAGAGTTAGTTAACCAAATTGCTGAAGAAATTAAAGCTAGTTCATCAGTTGTTATTGCTGACTACCGTGGTTTAAATGTTGCAGAAGTAACAGAACTGCGTAATAATATGCGTAACGAAGGTTTAACTTTTAAAGTTTATAAAAACTCACTAGTTCGTCGTGCTATGAAAGAAGCCGGCGTTGAGGGGTTAGATGAAGTTCTAACAGGACCGAACGCATTTGCTTTTTCAACAGACGATGTCGTAGCGCCTGCCAGAGTTTTAAATGATTTCGCTAAAGAACATGAAAACTTGGAACTTAAAGCCGGTGTTATAGAAGGAAAAGTTGCAGATTATTCAGAAATTAAAGCTATTGCCGCATTACCAAGCCGCGATGGGTTACTTTCTATGTTGCTATCTGTATTGACAGCGCCAATGCGCAATACTGCTTTAGTTGTTAAAGCTGTAGCAGACCAAAAAGCTGAACAAGAAGCTTAA
- a CDS encoding class I SAM-dependent methyltransferase, whose amino-acid sequence MEHYYTNNPTTNSCEKIIYSEINNTKLKFYTDNGVFSKDNIDFGTRSLLESFFSKKLDVKVADIGCGYGVISIYLAKKNPTYTFTMVDVNNRSLELAKKNIELNKVINKIEVIESSSFDNVKDIFDIVITNPPIRAGKQIVHKIMEDSYNHLVIAGELWVVIQKKQGMASCKKLLEELFSNVEIISKNKGYYILKAVK is encoded by the coding sequence ATGGAGCATTATTATACTAACAATCCGACAACAAATAGTTGCGAGAAAATTATATATTCTGAAATTAATAATACTAAATTAAAATTTTATACAGATAATGGGGTATTTTCAAAAGATAATATAGATTTTGGAACTCGGAGTTTGCTGGAGAGTTTTTTCAGCAAAAAATTAGACGTAAAAGTAGCTGATATCGGTTGTGGTTACGGTGTTATATCTATTTATCTGGCGAAAAAAAATCCAACTTACACATTTACTATGGTAGATGTAAATAATAGAAGTCTTGAATTAGCTAAAAAAAACATTGAATTAAATAAAGTGATAAACAAAATAGAAGTAATAGAAAGTAGTTCTTTCGATAATGTAAAAGATATCTTTGATATAGTTATTACTAATCCTCCTATAAGAGCCGGAAAGCAAATTGTTCATAAAATTATGGAAGATAGTTATAATCATTTAGTAATAGCCGGAGAATTGTGGGTTGTAATACAAAAAAAACAAGGGATGGCAAGTTGTAAAAAATTACTTGAAGAATTATTTTCTAATGTAGAGATTATTAGTAAAAATAAAGGATATTACATTTTAAAAGCAGTAAAATAA